From Streptomyces sp. NBC_01460, a single genomic window includes:
- a CDS encoding sensor histidine kinase has protein sequence MPEPDPKDVSGATRPAAGSLRGLSAELTARVPQLLEATRSVGTGLELHSTLERICETAAELAHARYAAIGVVEEPGESLCDFITHGVPEEVCRAIGRPPDGHTGLLGALIQEGVPIRLEDLEADPRFAGFPAAHPAMRSFLGVPIRVQGRIFGNLYVMEKRAGETFGDDELHMLRVLATEAGIAIGHARTYESARQRGRWIDGSVAVTTALLSGGDADEALTVVAEQARRLADAAAGIVLLPADSGGLEIVAVAGDRPSASLGVIIPPQSPVVAALLRGEEVFLDDPATDPRMVTRLADQFGPHMLLPLRSGGRVLGALAIPRVRGGRPFTEAERTLATHFAAQAALALKLAEAQRDRERLVVYEDRDRIARDLHDLVIQRLFATGIMLEGAQRRSPVPAVQAGIGRAVDELDVTIQEIRTAIFALQQEPAEAPSGLRTRVLREINMAAVPLGFAPSHRFLGPVDSSVGELAGKNLIAALRETLSNTFRHARASRVEVTVDATAALPDGRDAVRLTVTDDGVGIPEGGRRSGLRNLARRAESLGGASWFGPGVGEAGGGTTVIWQVPL, from the coding sequence ATGCCCGAGCCGGATCCGAAGGACGTGTCCGGAGCCACGCGGCCGGCCGCCGGGAGCCTGCGAGGGCTCTCCGCCGAGCTGACCGCGCGCGTTCCGCAGCTGCTGGAAGCGACGAGGTCCGTCGGCACGGGCCTGGAGCTCCACTCCACTCTCGAACGCATCTGTGAGACCGCGGCCGAGCTGGCCCACGCCCGCTACGCGGCCATCGGCGTCGTCGAAGAGCCTGGTGAGAGCCTCTGCGACTTCATCACCCACGGGGTGCCCGAGGAGGTCTGCAGGGCGATCGGCCGGCCGCCCGACGGCCACACCGGTCTCCTCGGCGCCCTGATCCAGGAGGGCGTGCCCATCCGGCTGGAGGATCTGGAGGCCGATCCGCGCTTCGCCGGATTCCCCGCCGCCCACCCGGCGATGCGCTCCTTCCTCGGAGTTCCCATCCGGGTCCAGGGCAGGATCTTCGGCAACCTCTACGTGATGGAGAAGCGTGCCGGCGAGACCTTCGGGGACGACGAGCTCCACATGCTGCGTGTGCTGGCCACGGAGGCCGGGATCGCCATCGGCCATGCCCGGACGTACGAGTCCGCCAGGCAGCGCGGCCGGTGGATCGACGGCTCGGTGGCCGTCACCACCGCCCTGCTCTCCGGCGGGGACGCGGACGAGGCGCTCACAGTCGTCGCCGAACAGGCCCGCCGTCTTGCCGACGCCGCGGCCGGAATCGTGCTGCTCCCCGCCGATTCGGGAGGCCTCGAGATCGTCGCCGTAGCCGGGGACCGGCCGTCCGCGTCCCTCGGGGTGATCATTCCGCCGCAGAGCCCTGTGGTGGCGGCTCTCCTGAGGGGCGAGGAGGTGTTCCTCGACGACCCCGCGACCGATCCCCGCATGGTCACCAGGCTTGCGGACCAGTTCGGTCCGCACATGCTGCTCCCCCTGCGCAGCGGCGGACGCGTGCTCGGGGCGCTTGCCATCCCCCGGGTGCGGGGAGGAAGGCCGTTCACCGAGGCGGAGCGGACGCTCGCCACCCACTTCGCCGCGCAGGCCGCCCTGGCCCTGAAGCTGGCCGAGGCACAGCGGGACCGGGAGAGGCTCGTCGTCTACGAGGACCGGGACCGCATCGCCCGAGATCTCCACGACCTCGTGATCCAGCGCCTGTTCGCCACCGGGATCATGCTGGAGGGCGCGCAGCGACGCTCACCCGTGCCCGCGGTGCAGGCCGGCATCGGGCGGGCCGTCGACGAGCTGGACGTGACCATCCAGGAGATCCGTACCGCCATCTTCGCCCTGCAGCAGGAGCCCGCGGAGGCGCCGTCGGGGCTGCGGACCAGGGTCCTGCGGGAGATCAACATGGCGGCGGTGCCCTTGGGCTTCGCGCCCTCGCACCGATTCCTGGGCCCCGTCGACTCGTCGGTGGGGGAGCTGGCCGGCAAGAACCTCATCGCCGCTCTGCGAGAGACGCTCTCCAACACCTTCCGTCACGCGAGGGCCTCGCGTGTCGAGGTGACGGTGGACGCGACCGCCGCGTTGCCCGACGGGAGGGACGCGGTGCGGCTGACGGTCACGGATGACGGAGTGGGCATTCCGGAGGGCGGACGGCGCAGCGGTCTGCGCAATCTCGCCAGGCGGGCGGAGTCGCTGGGCGGCGCCAGCTGGTTCGGGCCGGGGGTCGGGGAGGCGGGCGGGGGCACGACAGTGATCTGGCAGGTCCCGTTGTGA
- a CDS encoding Cof-type HAD-IIB family hydrolase: MTSATDSPLPAVTRLIATDLDGTLLRDDKTLSDRTTAALAAAEEAGIEVFFVTGRPARWMDVVSPYVQGHSMAICGNGAAVADLRSGRLLKVHPLDRGIALDVVGLLREAAPGVSFAVELTTGIHYEPAYPPFHMDPGATVAVAEKLLHEEAPGSGTPVLKVLAHHLELAPDAFLALARDVAGDRASFTRSSPTALLEISGLGVSKAATLAACCAERGIPAAEVVAFGDMPNDVEMLSWAGASFAMGNAHPDAVAAASGVTLTNDEDGVAVVIERILAAR; encoded by the coding sequence GTGACCTCAGCTACCGACTCGCCTCTTCCTGCCGTGACCCGGCTGATCGCCACCGATCTGGACGGCACCCTCCTACGTGACGACAAGACCTTGTCGGACCGCACGACGGCAGCCCTGGCAGCCGCCGAGGAGGCGGGGATCGAGGTCTTCTTCGTCACCGGACGGCCCGCCCGCTGGATGGACGTCGTCAGCCCCTACGTCCAGGGCCACTCCATGGCGATCTGCGGGAACGGAGCAGCGGTCGCGGATCTCCGCAGCGGCCGCCTCCTCAAGGTCCATCCGCTGGACCGTGGGATCGCCCTGGACGTGGTCGGCCTCCTGCGCGAGGCCGCGCCGGGCGTTTCGTTCGCCGTCGAACTGACCACCGGCATCCACTACGAACCCGCCTACCCTCCTTTCCACATGGACCCGGGTGCCACGGTCGCCGTCGCGGAGAAGCTGCTCCACGAGGAGGCCCCGGGCAGCGGCACGCCGGTCCTCAAGGTCCTCGCCCACCACCTCGAGCTGGCCCCGGACGCCTTCCTCGCGCTGGCACGCGACGTCGCGGGGGATCGGGCGTCCTTCACCCGGTCCAGCCCCACGGCGCTCCTGGAGATCAGCGGCCTCGGCGTCTCCAAGGCCGCCACGCTCGCGGCCTGCTGCGCGGAGCGCGGAATCCCGGCGGCCGAGGTCGTCGCGTTCGGGGACATGCCCAACGACGTGGAGATGCTGAGCTGGGCCGGAGCCTCGTTCGCCATGGGCAACGCCCATCCGGACGCGGTGGCCGCCGCATCGGGTGTGACGCTCACCAACGACGAGGACGGCGTCGCGGTCGTCATCGAGCGGATCCTCGCCGCACGCTGA
- a CDS encoding LLM class flavin-dependent oxidoreductase, translated as MTSSRRLSTVILPIRRWHDGGRPLWVRAEELGFHAAYTYDHLAWRTFRDGPWFGAIPTLTAAAAATERLRLGTLVTSPNFRHPVTLAKDLITLDDVSGGRITLGIGAGGNGFDATTLRRSDEDAWTPRERADHFAEFVPLLDQLLREPSVTSEGRFYSANEARNIPGCVQRPRLPFAIAATGPRGLRLAARHGQAWVTTGDPKLYEAGTPEQSVTALHGQITRLGAACEEAGRDVGELDKILLTGFTPGRPLQSVDAFVDFAGTHFDLGFTEIVVHWPEPESLFALETEVFEQIATEALAQLG; from the coding sequence ATGACCTCCTCCCGCCGACTGAGCACCGTGATCCTGCCCATCCGCCGCTGGCACGACGGCGGCCGGCCCCTCTGGGTACGCGCCGAGGAGCTGGGGTTCCACGCCGCGTACACCTACGACCATCTGGCCTGGCGGACCTTCCGTGACGGCCCGTGGTTCGGTGCGATCCCCACGCTGACCGCCGCCGCGGCGGCCACCGAGCGTCTGCGCCTGGGCACACTCGTCACCTCGCCCAACTTCCGGCATCCGGTGACGCTGGCCAAGGACCTCATCACCCTGGACGACGTCTCCGGCGGGCGGATCACCCTCGGTATCGGCGCCGGCGGCAACGGATTCGACGCGACCACGCTGCGCAGGAGTGACGAGGACGCGTGGACGCCGCGCGAACGTGCCGACCACTTCGCCGAGTTCGTCCCGTTGCTCGACCAGCTTCTCCGGGAGCCCTCCGTGACGAGCGAGGGCCGGTTCTACTCCGCGAACGAGGCCCGGAACATCCCCGGCTGCGTACAGCGTCCCCGGCTGCCCTTCGCGATCGCCGCCACCGGACCGCGCGGACTGAGGCTCGCGGCACGGCACGGCCAGGCCTGGGTGACCACCGGTGACCCGAAGCTGTACGAGGCCGGCACCCCCGAGCAGTCCGTCACGGCCCTGCACGGCCAGATCACCCGGCTCGGCGCCGCCTGCGAGGAAGCCGGCCGCGACGTGGGCGAGCTGGACAAGATCCTGCTCACCGGCTTCACCCCGGGCCGTCCGCTGCAGTCCGTCGACGCGTTCGTGGACTTCGCGGGAACACACTTCGACCTCGGATTCACCGAGATCGTCGTCCACTGGCCGGAGCCGGAGTCCCTCTTCGCCCTGGAAACAGAGGTGTTCGAGCAGATCGCCACGGAGGCCCTGGCCCAGCTCGGCTGA
- a CDS encoding RNA 2'-phosphotransferase: MDERRTVKVSKYLSKHLRHEPGRIGLVLDPHGWVPVDALLEACARHGFTLTRDELEHVVAVNDKRRFTVDGDRIRANQGHSVTVDLDLPPAEPPAYLYHGTVARALDAIRAEGLRPMGRHHVHLSPDRGTAVRVGARRGAPVVLAVDAGAMHRAGHLFHVSANGVWLTDAVPPAFLRLRD, from the coding sequence ATGGACGAACGACGCACCGTCAAGGTGTCCAAGTACCTGTCGAAGCATCTGCGGCATGAGCCCGGCCGGATCGGTCTCGTTCTCGACCCTCACGGCTGGGTGCCCGTCGACGCGTTGCTGGAGGCCTGCGCGCGGCACGGCTTCACCCTCACCCGGGACGAGCTCGAGCACGTCGTCGCGGTCAACGACAAGCGGCGCTTCACCGTGGACGGCGACCGTATCCGCGCGAACCAGGGCCACTCCGTCACGGTCGATCTCGACCTGCCCCCGGCCGAGCCGCCCGCGTACCTCTACCACGGCACCGTGGCACGCGCCCTCGACGCCATCCGGGCCGAAGGGCTCCGGCCCATGGGCCGCCACCATGTCCACCTCTCGCCCGACCGCGGGACGGCGGTCCGTGTGGGCGCCCGGCGGGGCGCGCCGGTGGTCCTCGCCGTGGACGCGGGCGCCATGCACAGGGCGGGGCATCTCTTCCACGTCAGCGCCAACGGCGTGTGGCTCACCGACGCCGTGCCTCCGGCCTTCCTGCGTCTGCGCGACTGA
- a CDS encoding SDR family oxidoreductase — protein MNLRGARERWVRTGGVELCVAEAGDPSQPTIVLVHGYPDSKEVWSEVAARLAEQWHVVLYDVRGHGRSTAPRPLRGGFTLEKLTDDFLAVVDAVSPDRPVHVVGHDWGSVQAWEFATVERTKGRIASFTSMSGPSLDHFGHWIKRRMAHPDARGLGQLLGQGAKSWYVYALHTPVLPEMAWRGALGRQWPRILRRMEKVPADGYPTSSLPQDAAHGAWLYRDNIRSRLRRPRQDAYAHVPVQLVTPTGDAFLSPSLYDELDSWVPRLTRRTLPAKHWVPRTRPDQLAVWISEFARGVDSGSLGESAGLAAPATAAAGSHAARFSGQLVLVTGAASGIGRATALLFAEAGARVVAVDRDADGVARTVETARLTGAASASAEVVDVGDEHAMEQLAEKIASEHGVVDVLVNNAGIGLSGSFLETTSEEWRKVLDVNLWGVIHGCRVFGKQMADRGQGGHIVNVASAAAYQPSRVLPAYSTSKAAVLMLSECLRAELADRSIGVSAICPGFVSTGITGTAHFAGVDEAEEERLRERTTQLYTRRNYPPEKVAHAILEAVVHNRAVVPVTPEARGARLLHRISPRLLRGVARLKPPL, from the coding sequence GTGAATCTGCGAGGCGCGCGCGAGCGCTGGGTGCGTACGGGAGGGGTCGAGCTGTGTGTCGCCGAGGCCGGCGATCCGTCACAGCCGACGATCGTGCTGGTGCACGGCTATCCGGACAGCAAGGAGGTCTGGTCCGAGGTCGCCGCACGGCTGGCCGAGCAGTGGCACGTGGTGCTGTACGACGTGCGCGGCCATGGCAGGTCGACGGCGCCGAGGCCGCTGCGTGGCGGCTTCACGCTGGAGAAGCTGACCGACGACTTCCTCGCTGTCGTGGACGCCGTGAGCCCGGACCGACCGGTCCATGTGGTCGGCCACGACTGGGGTTCGGTCCAGGCGTGGGAATTCGCGACCGTGGAGCGCACGAAGGGCCGCATCGCCTCGTTCACCTCGATGTCCGGTCCGTCCCTGGACCACTTCGGACACTGGATCAAGCGACGGATGGCGCACCCGGACGCGCGCGGCCTGGGCCAGTTGCTCGGCCAGGGCGCGAAGTCCTGGTACGTGTACGCGCTGCACACACCGGTTCTGCCCGAGATGGCCTGGCGCGGGGCGCTCGGCAGGCAGTGGCCACGGATCCTGCGGCGGATGGAGAAGGTCCCCGCGGACGGGTATCCGACGTCTTCGCTTCCTCAGGACGCGGCGCACGGGGCATGGCTCTACCGTGACAACATCCGTTCCCGCCTGCGCCGTCCGCGCCAGGACGCCTACGCACACGTCCCGGTCCAGTTGGTGACACCGACCGGAGACGCCTTCCTCTCGCCGTCGCTCTACGACGAACTCGACTCTTGGGTACCCCGGTTGACCCGGCGCACCCTCCCGGCGAAGCACTGGGTCCCGCGCACCCGCCCGGATCAGCTGGCCGTCTGGATCAGCGAGTTCGCTCGCGGCGTGGACAGTGGCAGCCTGGGTGAGTCCGCAGGCCTCGCAGCACCGGCCACGGCGGCTGCCGGATCCCATGCCGCGCGTTTCAGCGGGCAGTTGGTATTGGTCACAGGCGCTGCTTCGGGAATCGGGCGGGCGACGGCGCTGTTGTTCGCCGAGGCCGGAGCGCGGGTGGTGGCCGTGGACCGCGACGCGGACGGTGTGGCACGGACGGTGGAGACGGCGCGTCTGACCGGTGCCGCCTCGGCGTCGGCCGAAGTGGTGGATGTCGGGGACGAGCATGCGATGGAGCAGCTCGCGGAGAAGATCGCCTCCGAACACGGCGTCGTGGACGTCCTGGTGAACAACGCGGGCATCGGCCTGTCGGGCTCCTTCCTCGAGACCACCAGCGAGGAATGGCGCAAGGTCCTCGACGTCAATCTGTGGGGTGTCATCCACGGCTGCCGGGTCTTCGGCAAGCAGATGGCCGACCGGGGGCAGGGGGGCCACATCGTCAACGTCGCCTCGGCGGCGGCCTATCAGCCCTCCCGCGTGCTCCCCGCCTACAGCACGTCCAAGGCGGCGGTGCTGATGCTCAGCGAATGCCTGCGCGCGGAACTGGCCGACCGCTCGATCGGCGTCAGCGCGATCTGCCCAGGGTTCGTCAGCACCGGCATCACCGGCACCGCGCACTTCGCAGGAGTCGACGAGGCCGAGGAGGAGCGCCTCCGCGAGCGCACGACCCAGTTGTACACGCGTCGCAACTACCCGCCCGAAAAGGTGGCTCACGCCATCCTCGAGGCGGTGGTACACAACCGCGCCGTGGTGCCGGTGACACCCGAGGCCCGTGGCGCACGGCTGCTCCACCGGATCAGCCCCCGGCTGCTGCGCGGCGTCGCACGGCTGAAGCCGCCCCTCTAG
- a CDS encoding ABC transporter ATP-binding protein has translation MIATESLSKRFPRVTALDRLSLDIGPGVTGLVGSNGAGKSTLIKILLGLSPATEGRAAVLGLDVATEGAAIREQVGYMPEHDCLPPDVSATEFVVHMARMSGLPPTAARERTADTLRHVGLYEERYRPIGGYSTGMKQRVKLAQALVHDPKLVLLDEPTNGLDPVGRDEMLGLIRRVHTDFGISVLVTSHLLGELERTCDHVVVIDGGALLRSSSTSDFTRTTTTLAVEVTDSDTHPDGTDALRRSLTAAGITLVGADGLDAEGLPGAGHILLVEATGEETYDVVRDRVAELGLGLIRMEQRRHHIAEVFRTEAAPPAAQAVTTGVGQQKGSGRDEH, from the coding sequence GTGATCGCAACCGAAAGCCTGAGCAAGCGGTTCCCGAGGGTGACCGCGCTTGACCGGCTCTCCTTGGACATCGGACCGGGCGTCACCGGCCTGGTGGGTTCCAACGGGGCCGGCAAGTCCACACTGATCAAGATCCTTCTGGGTCTGTCCCCCGCCACCGAAGGCCGGGCCGCGGTGCTCGGGCTCGACGTCGCCACCGAGGGAGCCGCCATCCGGGAGCAGGTCGGGTACATGCCCGAACACGACTGCCTGCCCCCTGACGTCTCGGCGACCGAGTTCGTCGTCCACATGGCGAGGATGTCCGGTCTGCCGCCCACGGCGGCGCGCGAGCGTACCGCGGACACCCTGCGCCACGTGGGGCTGTACGAGGAGCGCTACCGCCCCATCGGCGGCTACTCGACCGGTATGAAGCAGCGGGTGAAGCTGGCCCAGGCCCTGGTCCACGACCCGAAGCTGGTCCTCCTCGACGAGCCGACCAACGGCCTGGACCCGGTCGGCCGCGACGAGATGCTCGGCCTGATCCGCCGCGTTCACACCGACTTCGGCATCTCGGTGCTGGTCACCTCGCACCTCCTCGGAGAGCTCGAACGGACCTGTGACCACGTCGTCGTCATCGACGGCGGCGCGCTGCTCCGCTCCAGCTCCACCAGCGACTTCACCCGGACGACGACGACACTGGCCGTCGAGGTCACCGACAGCGACACCCACCCCGACGGCACGGACGCCCTGCGCCGGTCCCTCACCGCGGCCGGGATCACGCTCGTCGGAGCCGACGGACTCGACGCCGAAGGACTGCCGGGAGCCGGCCACATCCTCCTGGTGGAGGCGACGGGCGAGGAGACGTACGACGTGGTCCGCGACAGGGTGGCCGAGCTCGGTCTGGGACTCATCCGCATGGAACAGCGGCGCCACCACATCGCCGAGGTCTTCCGCACCGAAGCGGCGCCCCCGGCGGCCCAGGCCGTGACGACGGGTGTCGGACAGCAGAAGGGGAGCGGTCGCGATGAGCACTGA
- a CDS encoding ABC transporter permease yields the protein MSTETGTVTGSETSRIHNIGYRSYDGVRLGRAYARRSLYSQSLRGSFGLGRSAKSKVLPMLLCGVMCLVALILVAVAIATPNMTKLPIKYTDFAIYLQAVIGLFIASQAPQSVSRDLRFKSVPLYFSRPIERVDYVLAKFAAMASALLILTGLPLVILYVGALLAKFDLADQSKGFGQGMVSVALLSVLFAGLGLVVAALTPRRGFGVAAVIAVLTITYGAVSTVQAIAWETGSTGAITWLGLFSPITLIDGVQTAFLGAASAFPGGEGPGAAAGVVYLIVVLALVAGSYAVLMRRYRRVGL from the coding sequence ATGAGCACTGAGACCGGAACCGTGACCGGGAGCGAGACCTCCCGGATCCACAACATCGGATACCGCTCCTACGACGGCGTCCGCCTGGGACGGGCGTACGCACGCCGGTCGCTGTACTCGCAGTCGCTGCGCGGCTCGTTCGGACTGGGCAGGTCCGCGAAGTCCAAGGTGCTGCCGATGCTGCTGTGCGGGGTGATGTGCCTGGTTGCGCTCATCCTGGTCGCGGTCGCCATCGCCACGCCCAACATGACGAAACTGCCCATCAAGTACACGGACTTCGCGATCTACCTCCAGGCCGTGATCGGACTGTTCATCGCCTCCCAGGCGCCGCAGTCCGTGTCCAGGGACCTGCGCTTCAAGAGCGTGCCGCTGTACTTCTCGCGGCCGATCGAGCGCGTCGACTACGTCCTCGCGAAGTTCGCCGCCATGGCCTCGGCCCTGCTCATCCTCACCGGGCTGCCGCTCGTCATCCTGTACGTGGGCGCACTGCTGGCCAAGTTCGACCTCGCCGATCAGAGCAAGGGCTTCGGACAGGGGATGGTCTCGGTGGCGCTGCTCTCCGTGCTGTTCGCCGGGCTCGGGCTCGTGGTCGCCGCGCTGACACCGCGGCGTGGCTTCGGAGTCGCCGCGGTGATCGCCGTGCTGACCATCACCTACGGGGCGGTCTCCACGGTCCAGGCGATCGCCTGGGAGACCGGATCGACCGGTGCCATCACCTGGCTGGGGCTGTTCTCGCCCATCACCCTGATCGACGGGGTGCAGACCGCGTTCCTCGGCGCCGCCTCCGCCTTCCCCGGAGGTGAAGGACCGGGTGCCGCCGCCGGCGTGGTCTATCTGATCGTTGTCCTCGCGCTCGTCGCCGGCTCGTACGCCGTACTGATGCGCCGCTACCGGAGGGTCGGGCTGTGA
- a CDS encoding ABC transporter ATP-binding protein: MTTIEIDHTSRWFGNVVAVNDVSMTVGPGVTGLLGPNGAGKSTLINMMAGFLAPSTGKVTLDGTQIWRNESVYKAIGIVPEREGMYDFLTGREFVVANAELHGLGDAAAAEALATVEMEYAQDRKISTYSKGMRQRVKMASALVHDPSVLLLDEPFNGMDPRQRMQLMELLRRMGAEGRTVLFSSHILEEVEQLASHIEVIVAGRHAASGDFRKIRRLMTDRPHRYLVRSSDDRALAAALIADPSTAGIEVDVTERALRIQAVDFGRFTALLPKVAREHGIRLLTVSPSDESLESVFSYLVAA, from the coding sequence GTGACCACCATCGAGATCGACCACACCTCCCGCTGGTTCGGCAACGTGGTCGCCGTCAACGACGTCAGCATGACCGTGGGCCCCGGGGTCACCGGGCTGCTCGGCCCCAACGGAGCCGGAAAGTCCACGCTGATCAACATGATGGCCGGCTTCCTCGCGCCGTCGACCGGCAAGGTGACGCTCGACGGCACACAGATCTGGCGCAACGAGTCGGTCTACAAGGCGATCGGGATCGTGCCGGAGCGGGAGGGGATGTACGACTTCCTCACCGGCCGCGAGTTCGTCGTGGCCAACGCCGAGCTCCACGGACTCGGGGACGCCGCCGCGGCCGAGGCGCTGGCCACGGTCGAGATGGAGTACGCCCAGGACCGCAAGATCTCGACGTACAGCAAGGGCATGCGCCAGCGCGTGAAGATGGCGTCCGCCCTGGTCCACGACCCGTCGGTGCTGCTCCTCGACGAGCCGTTCAACGGCATGGACCCGCGTCAGCGGATGCAGCTGATGGAGCTCCTGCGCCGGATGGGCGCGGAGGGCCGCACGGTGCTCTTCTCCTCCCACATCCTCGAGGAGGTCGAGCAGCTCGCCTCGCACATCGAGGTGATCGTGGCGGGCCGCCACGCCGCGTCCGGTGACTTCCGGAAGATCCGCCGGCTGATGACGGACCGTCCGCACCGCTATCTCGTACGGTCCAGCGACGACCGGGCGCTCGCCGCCGCACTCATCGCGGACCCCTCGACAGCGGGGATCGAGGTCGACGTGACGGAGAGGGCCCTGCGGATCCAGGCGGTCGACTTCGGGCGGTTCACGGCCCTGCTGCCGAAGGTCGCACGCGAACACGGCATCCGGCTGCTCACCGTCTCCCCGTCCGACGAGTCCCTCGAATCGGTCTTTTCCTATCTCGTAGCGGCCTGA
- a CDS encoding ABC transporter permease — MYDPTVARLTYRALLGRRRAAILFVLPVLLVAISVAVRAFAGADDGVASGVLGGFAIATMVPLIGVIAGTGAIGPEIDDGSIVYLLAKPVKRPTIIFTKLIVAVAVTMLFSALPTFVAGLILNGNGGQIAVAYTIAALVASIAYSALFLLLGTVSRHAVVFGLVYALVWEALFGSLVPGARTLSVQQWSLSVAEKVAGDGLVTSDVGLPLATVLLVGVTAVATWYAGQKLRALKLAGEE, encoded by the coding sequence ATGTACGACCCCACAGTCGCCCGGCTCACCTACCGGGCCCTGCTCGGCCGGCGCCGGGCCGCCATCCTGTTCGTCCTGCCGGTGCTGCTGGTGGCCATCTCCGTGGCGGTGCGGGCGTTCGCCGGGGCCGATGACGGCGTCGCCTCCGGAGTGCTGGGCGGATTCGCCATCGCCACGATGGTCCCGCTGATCGGCGTGATCGCCGGAACAGGTGCCATCGGACCGGAGATCGACGACGGATCGATCGTCTACCTGCTGGCCAAGCCGGTGAAGCGGCCCACGATCATCTTCACCAAACTGATCGTGGCCGTCGCCGTGACGATGCTCTTCTCGGCGCTGCCGACGTTCGTCGCGGGGCTGATCCTCAACGGCAACGGCGGACAGATCGCCGTGGCCTACACGATCGCGGCGCTGGTCGCCTCGATCGCGTACAGCGCGCTGTTCCTGCTGCTCGGCACGGTCAGCCGGCACGCCGTGGTCTTCGGCCTGGTGTACGCGCTCGTGTGGGAGGCGCTGTTCGGCAGCCTCGTCCCCGGGGCCAGGACGCTCAGCGTGCAGCAGTGGTCCCTCTCGGTCGCCGAGAAGGTGGCCGGGGACGGCCTGGTGACCTCGGACGTCGGCCTGCCGCTCGCGACGGTCCTGCTGGTCGGTGTCACCGCCGTGGCCACCTGGTACGCGGGTCAGAAGCTGCGGGCGCTGAAGCTCGCCGGCGAGGAGTGA
- a CDS encoding HAD family hydrolase, which translates to MTFPYKLVATDLDGTLLRDDHTVSGPTREALAAVTAAGAAHIVVTGRAVPWTRHILDDLGYQGLAVCGQGAQVYHAGEHKLLTSLTLDRQLAGLALSKIEAEVGPLALAASRDGLEGEVLVGPGYQVQEGPLPAVFMNDPAEMWTAPLNKVYIQHPELDDDALAEAARQAVGSLVNVVMAGPGVVEILPLGLSKATGLSLAARRLGLKAADTLAFGDMPNDIPMFGWAQHGVAMANAHDDLKAVAHEITASNEHDGIAIVLEELLRTATRA; encoded by the coding sequence GTGACGTTCCCCTACAAGCTCGTCGCGACCGATCTCGACGGCACCCTGCTGCGCGACGACCACACCGTCTCCGGTCCCACCCGGGAGGCGCTGGCCGCGGTCACCGCGGCCGGCGCGGCGCACATCGTCGTCACGGGGCGGGCGGTCCCGTGGACCCGGCACATCCTGGACGACCTGGGCTACCAGGGCCTCGCGGTCTGCGGCCAGGGTGCGCAGGTCTACCACGCGGGCGAGCACAAGCTGCTGACCTCCCTCACCCTGGACCGGCAGCTCGCGGGACTGGCCCTGTCCAAGATCGAGGCGGAGGTCGGCCCGCTCGCCCTGGCGGCGAGCCGTGACGGGCTCGAGGGCGAGGTGCTGGTCGGGCCGGGATACCAGGTGCAGGAAGGTCCTCTGCCGGCCGTCTTCATGAACGACCCGGCCGAGATGTGGACCGCTCCGCTGAACAAGGTCTACATCCAGCATCCGGAGCTCGACGACGACGCCCTGGCCGAGGCCGCGCGGCAGGCCGTCGGCAGTCTGGTGAACGTCGTCATGGCGGGCCCGGGTGTCGTGGAGATCCTGCCCCTGGGGCTGAGCAAGGCGACCGGCCTCTCCCTGGCGGCCCGCCGCCTGGGGCTCAAGGCGGCGGACACGCTGGCCTTTGGTGACATGCCGAACGACATCCCCATGTTCGGCTGGGCGCAGCACGGTGTCGCCATGGCCAACGCGCACGACGACCTGAAGGCCGTGGCCCACGAGATCACCGCGTCGAACGAGCACGACGGCATCGCGATCGTGCTGGAGGAACTGCTCCGGACGGCCACGCGCGCGTAG